In the Dyella humicola genome, CGCGCGTGGTAACACGGACGTCGGCACCAGGGCCGGCACCATCGACTGTAGTGCGGGAAATTCGAAGGCCTTGGCAATGCTGACCACAAACACCAGCGCGAGGATGCCGACCTCATGCGCGAGATGAGCCAGGCTGATCGCTGCGAGCGCCACGATCGCCAGCAGCTCGACGATCAAGCCCAGGAGAACAATGCGACGGCGCTCGAACTGGTCAGCTACATGGCCAGCCGGCAATGCGAGCATCACCGAGGGAAGGAACTGCACCAGGCCGATCAGGCCCAGATCCAGCGCACGGCCGGTGATCGCATAGATTTGCCAGCCCACCGCCACCGACAGCATCTGGAAACCAAAGCCGGAAGCGATGCGCGTAAACCAGAACTGCACGAATGCGGGGTGCGAGCGCAGCGAATCTGCCGAGACCGTGGCGGTAGGGGAGGGCATGCGGTAGTCCTTGCGTGGTTACCCGCATTATCGGTGGCTGCAGACGGGCGGCAAAGCGTCGTCTATTCACACGGATGTCCTCGAACCTTGACCTGGGTTTGCCGCTGGCGGGTCTAATGTGAAGCCGCATATATCGAGCGATCGAGGTGGGCCATGGGCAGGCTGGCCGAGCACGTGTATACCGCGCCCGCGCAGATCCGGCATCTGGAGGCCCTGGTGGCCGAACTGCCGGCGAATGGACATGTCGTGCTGCAACTCAACGATGGCACGCGCCATGACGGCATCGTGTGCACGCGTCCCAACGTTCAGATGTTCCGCGATGGCGCTGAGAACGAGGGCGTCAACGGCGTCGTCCGGCTCGAGCGCCTCGATGCGCCGGACTGGCGTTGTTTCGTCTGGCTGAGTGATATCCGCCATGTCGAACACAGGGACTGCTCCATGGGTGGCGAGACCTGAACATCCAGGTCTCGCCCGCATTCGCGACTAGGCGTTCTGCGCCTGGCTCGGCAGCGCCGCTGGCTGCCGCAGGCTGCGCACGCGCGATCGTGCGTCCAGGCCGAACAGCGGGCGCAGCCAGCGCGAGCGTCGAATCGCGAACTCATGCAACAGCGCGCATCCGCCTACCGTGCCCAGCAAGACCAGGGTCGGTTCCAGCACCGGGCCGAGCCGCAGTGGCAGGAGCCCATAAGCCACGGCCAACAACACGCTTTGATGCAGGATGTACCAGGGGAATACCGCTTCACGCGCATAAGGCAGCCAGCGGAAGGGACGATTCAAATACTGGTGGCCCCAGCCTAGGACAGCGGCGATCGCTGTCCAGGCATACATGAAGCGCAACGCTTGCACCCACAGCCGGGCAGTGACAAGGACCGGATGCGGCAGCCAGCTCAGGTCGACCCAGTTGCCCAGCTGGTCGATGACATAGCGAACCGCAAAACAGCCGATCGCCAGCATCAAGGCGTGGCGGCGCAGCCGAGCCAGTTCGCGCCATAACCCGGCGTCGGTGC is a window encoding:
- a CDS encoding DUF3247 family protein — encoded protein: MGRLAEHVYTAPAQIRHLEALVAELPANGHVVLQLNDGTRHDGIVCTRPNVQMFRDGAENEGVNGVVRLERLDAPDWRCFVWLSDIRHVEHRDCSMGGET